The genomic interval tgaagaaatgaaaaagatgATTGAAGACATGGTACGATCACAGAGAGGAGACCCATgaaattaggtatgattactacatTAGTTATGTCATTTAAAGTTGCATTTAAATTAGGTCAATTTCCAACATgttgctatcctgcagttatggtagtaAAGTTTAAGTATGTCTTTAGTTATATCATTTAAAGCTGCATTTAAATTAGGTTGCAGTTATGTTGCAATCCTGCAAAGTTTAGTTATGCCTTGATGTATAGAAAGCCCAATCACAGTCCCTCCATGCCTTGATTTCTCAAAATCCCAAAAACAGTCCctcagtgtcgctctctccatggaTCTCGCTCATCCCACCATGCCTTGATTTCTCAAAATCCCAAAAACAGTCCCTCAGTGTTGCTCTCTCCATGGATCTCGCTCATCCCACCATGCCTTGATTTCTCAAAATCCCAAAAACAGACCCTTAGTATCGCTCTCTTCATGGATCTCGCTCATCCCACCATGCCTTGATTTCTCAAAATCCCANAGACCCTTAGTATCGCTCTCTTCATGGATCTCGCTCATCCCACCATGCCTTGATTTCTCAAAATCCCAAAAACAGTCCCtcggtgtcgctctctccatggaTCTCGCTCATCCCACCATGCCTTGATTTCTCAAAATCCCAATAACAGTCCCTcaatgtcgctctctccatggaTCTCGCTCATCCCACCATGCCTTGATTTCTCAAAATCCCAAAAACAGTCCCTCattgtcgctctctccatggaTCTCGCTCATCTCACCATGTTTGATGTCTCAAAATCCCAATAACAGTCCCTCAGTGTCAATAGCTAGTGTCAGCAGTGAAGACTTAGACTTTGAGGATCATAACTTGAAATTCAACAGCTAACTAAACTTGAATTTGCTTTTCCATGAAGAGGAGGTACAAGATTCAGCGGCCTTAATCCCTCCATCCCACATCGAACTACCTCAagattagttttaaaaaaaaaggacagCTTTGATCTCCCTTTCAAAAGCCTAATCACAGTCCATGAATCTCGTTCTCTCCCtgcatctcgctctctccctgaatctcactctctccctgAATCTCGCTTGCAAAGATGCCCTCAGCAGCTTCACACAGCCTTAATCTcgcttgtttttgtttctttccccCTTCCAACAATATTTCTTTACTAGATTTTGAGATGCATGCACAAATTCAGCCTTAATCTCCCCGAATCAAAGATGCATGCACTAATGTTATTTTGAGATGAGCTAGCCCTTCTTACATACTTCTcttgcaaatttaatttttactagATTCCAATCTAAAAGATCCatataacatttcaatgtttttgtttttttttttttgtagaatgcTGTTCGGAGATGAATTGGaacaattgttgaagatgctATGCTCGAGAAGTGTTCTAGATGTTGTTCTCATTTTACTCCTTTTATGTATTTTTGAATATAATGGACAAGTGTTCTAGAGCTGGCACTTCATTTTATGTTGTTCtcgtttggatattgtaattttttacttgttataaaatggatttcattttcttttatgtgaatatttatttgattataatATGTTTCACAGGatttcagatcaaattttaaaaaattacaaatcatatattaaattttatccatatacgaaatttaattaattatttttccatATAGAATCTCCCGACGCGGCGCCGGGAGATAGAGGGATCTTCGGACACCTATGTGGCGTCGGGAGTTagggggaactcccgacgggCTACATTGCGTCTGGAGTTCCCTCTAACTCCCGATGTCGTATATTAAGCGTCGGGAGTTCTCCCATAACTTCTGATGCCACATAGGCGTCCGGAGATCCCACTAACTCTCGACGCCGTTCAAAAGATCGTTGGGAGATCCTCTCCCAACGGATTTCTCCCGACCAAACTCTCGACGACCATTTATGCGTTGGGAGATCAACTCCCAACAAATTTTCCACACTCTCCCGACGATATATGGCACCGGGAGAAGCCAGAATTCCTGTAGTGATGGTTGNTTCCACACTCTCCCGACGATATATGGCACCGGGAGAAGCCAGAATTCCTGTAGTGATGGTTGATGCATTTGAGATCAAAGATATAGGGAATCTAAAGTATTTCCTTAGAATGGAGGTGGTAAGATCAAGGGAAGGGATATCTATCTCACAGCGGAAATACACTCTTGACCTATTAAAAAAGCATGCCTGAATGTAGACTTGCTGACACTTCTATTGAATTCGATGCGAAACTCGGAGATTTTGTTGACAAAGTTCTTGTTGATAAAGAGAGGTATCAACATCTGGCAAGGAAGCTTATTTACTTATCTCACATTAGACCAGATATTTCCTATGTTGTCAGTGTTGTTTGTCAGTTTATGCAGTCACCCTACAAAGAGCATATGAAAGTTATGAATCAGATtctgagatatttgaaaagCTCACCAGGTAAAGGTTTGATGTTCAGAAAAACTGACAAGAAATATATTGAGACTTATACCGACTCTGATTAGGTAGGATCAACTGACAAAGGATCTGAGATATTTGTGTGGGGTAACCTAGTTACTTGGAAAAGTAAGAAGCAAAGTGTTGTTGCTAGAAGCAGCGCTAAAGCTGAATACAGAGCCATGAGTTTGGGAATCTGTGAAGAAATCTAGATGAAGAAAGTTTTGTCTGATGTACACCAAGACAGTGTTCTACCTATGAAGCTCTAATGTGATAATAAAGTGGATATAAGCATAGCCAATAATCCTATACAACATGATAGAATGAAACATGTGGAGATTGACAGATACTTTATAAAAGTGAAACTGGACAATGTCAATATCTGTATTCTGTATATTACATCTAGTCAACAAGTTGCTGATGTTCTCATCAAAGGATTACTGAGGCAAAGTTTTGACTCATGTATTTAACAAGTTGGGTCTGATTGACAtctatgccccaacttgagggggagtgttggaAATAAGAGGCTTTGTTAATAGTTTATAGCCCCAAAggtattttagtattttactttaccctaggtttatttccttttttattttagggCTTGCTAGAGACTATAAATATGACTTCTATTGTAACTTTCATTGTgtgttaaaataataaaaagaaactccctatcatggttttttcttcttgttttagGGTTTTTCACATAAACCTAATATTctctattttctatcttttaacaAATTGTACTCATGAGTGACATTTTTTTCTTATGATCGTGAAACACGCTCTCTGCAAATGCTCTATAATTGCATTGTTGGTCCCGAAATCGCTTATTCATAAAGAAACCCAAAAATAGACATGAGGGAAAGAACAGAGATCCCGAGAggttgaggaagaagatggcGAACAAGAGATGgaaattaaagaagaagaagaagaagcaaacgACAAGCAATTAAGTGGTTCGGCTTGATAGCCTACATCCATTGTGCAAATAGGTagaatcaaattttattcaGAATCTAAAGGAAGGAATGTTACAAATATACACAGATAATTAAGTTctcatttacaaaaataattcaGATTGAAATAAACCGTGTAGGTAACTGAAGTCGAAAGGGGATTCAGTTGATTCAACAACCTTAACGGTAAAAACTTCTTTACATTAGTAATGGAGTTTGAAGGCTGTGGAAATTCCTGTAGCTTGTGGCACTTACTCAATTTAAGAGCATTAAGCATTTTAAGCTCATAGATAGTACTTGGAAGGTGCACCAAGTCCTCACACAACCCCAACTCTAGATGGCGAAGACCACTTAGTTTTTCAATTGATGTAGGTAGCTCTGTCACACCAGTTCCTTCTAAACTAAGTATTTCAATGCATTCCATTTCTTCAACAATATCAGGGAACTTCTTCAACTTGTAGCAAGATTTAAGATGAAGACGCTGAAGCGTCTTCGATTTCAGACCGACATTCGAAAAACACTCGAGGTTAAAGCAGTTTATGATTTCTAATCTGATAAGATTCGGCATTAACGATATATCACCAACTTCGGTTAACGTCTCGCAATTTTCTAAACTTAATTgtcttatactttcaaaattctGTCAAACAAAAGAAATCAACCATAAGAACTTTGAAAAAAAGTGTCAGTAGAATTGAGATCACTGAGAGAATGTTTTGcggttttgtaataatttatctCATATAGAAATTTGTTTCTTGTTTGCTAAGAAACTGATAATCAGGGATAAATAGAAAGCATATACAATAGATCAAAGTAATAATCACATACCTTGAGGTTAGCTACGAGTTGCTTTATAGGATAATGTGAGATGCCAAATACAACAAGTTTTTGTGGATGAAAAGTGGATGGTACTAGAGAGGATGAAGAACGACGACATTCAAACCATCTTAACTCCTTAGAAAGGCATCGAGGAGTCCcaataacaataacattaaCATTATTACGTATTATAAGCAACCTCAACTTTTTCATTCTTGAAAAGGCTTTAGCATTCAACCACACTACTTCTGCTTTGGGCGTTTCTAAAATTATCCCTTCAACTTTTTTTGTTCCCTGAACACACACAAGAAGGCACTCAATATATAGCTAAAGAAGCAAAAAGTTCTTCAATTATAGATAACATATATGCGTCTCACACTTGAAGTAGTTGataatgttataaataaatgaaggcatagtctttttaaaatatatgggGAGTATTTTGGCCTACCAATTTCATAAGTCGTGTTAAATAACTTCTATATTGTTCACTATTGAAGTTTGTACATTTATTCATAAAcgattttttcccttctttttttctttcgcACATTTATCGAAGAATTTCATCTTCACAATATTTGCACCCCAAATACAAACTTTCTAATTCCAACATATTAACTCAACTCAACGCTCCAAATACCCCTACAGAGAGATGAAAAGATACAttcttatttgtattttttgttttttaatttatcaaTGTCATGTCGCAATTTTTCTCTAGATCTCAGTGAGAGGCTAGGAATAAGATCATACCTCATTTTCTTGTAGCACTTGAAGAACATCTTGGTGATACCACAATCTACTACGCCTTCCGATATTTGAAGGAGATTCTTGACGAACGATCTCTCTACCCATTAATTGAATCAAGTCATGCATTTGGAAtctattatattcgatatatataAGACATTTCTTAATAAGCACTCCAATACCATATTGAGGATAGAAATCACAAGCATCTAAAAAAGAGTACACATCTTCTGTTTCATACCCTCTAAAGAAGCATGCAATATCTAGAAAAATTGCTTTCTCAAGTTCCCCAAGTCCATCAAAACTTAGTTTAAGTCTGTTGTGAACATCCTGATTTTGAATCTTTTTCAACTTCTTCAATTGGCTTTCCCACTCAATTTTACTACAATTGCATAGAGAAGCCCCCACCACTACAAGAGCAAGAGGAAGTCCATTTGCATATTCAACTGCAacatttgaaagctcttcaaaaCTCACATCAGGAACAGGATTGTTAAATGCATTCCAACAAAATAGCTCAAGTGCTTCTCTATGATTTAATTTATCAACCTTGTAGGTCCACTTAATGTTGTGTTTATTCAAAAGATGCAAATCTCTAGTTGTTATGATGATCCTACTTCCCGAACCAAACCAACTTAAATGTCCTGCTAGTTTTTCTAGTTGGTTTGAATGATCCACATCGTCAAGAACAACAAGCACCTTCTTGTTTCTTAGTCTATCCCTCAACATATTACTTCCTTCATCGGAAAATTTTACCAACCTATGGATTTTAATCAACAAGATGTCTTCTAGAAGTGATTCTTGCAATTGAGTTAACTCATCATCCCTCGAgaatttgcatttttcttttatattaggAAGAAAAGTGCAAGCTTCAAAACGATGTGCAATACAATTATAAATAGCTTTTGCAATGGTTGACTTTCCTATTCCACCGAGTCCATAGATTCCAATCATCCGAACATCATTTGACTCTAAAGCTAATGTGGACTTTAGATTTTCAATATGAGAATCAATCCCAACTGGATTCTTGGCAACTGTTAAGAGTATCTTGTTAAGCTTAGTCCATATCTCTGGAAcaatttcttttataagagtagGCTCGTCACACGACCTACATCAAAATCACTATAGATAGTGGAAtacataaaatgataataaaaaagaaacaaaaattacaatGTTCTTGAAAAAATCAAGAGACTTCACAATCGTTATAAAATAGATGAGCTACTCTTCTCATCaccaattattttttaactGGAACCTCATATTATCTAATAATGTTACCTGTTATCCAAATGCCACCCGGATAAGTTGGCCGCTTTAGTTAGAGCTTCTCTCCATCTCTCTACCTTTTTCAAGTCTTCCTTGAATCTTTGTTTATGTAGAATGAATGCTTCTCCAAAAACACCTTTTTGTTTTCTAACTTGAGAAGGATCCACATGATAAAACACTGGCCAAACCATCTGCCCTTTACCACTCTCCACACAATTCATAATTTCAACAATTTCATCCAAACACCAACTAGAAGATGCAtaattttcagaaaaaattacaagaaaaaACCTTGACTCCTTGATTGCTTCACAAAGTTCTTGTGAAATTTCTGTTCCTCTCTTAAGCTCCTCGGTGTCTCTAAAGGTATTGATTCCAACCTGCACCAAAGCTTCATAGAGATGACCCGTAAACGATCTGCGAGTATCCTCACCTCTGAAACTTAAAAACACATCATATGACCAAGAAAAGATCGAAGAATCCATCAGAATTCTGCTACCAATTTCGCTTTGTTCTAAGAAATCAGCATAACTAAGGAGTACAGTACtagacttcttcttcaaagaatAGCTAAAACAGGATGGGAAATTGTTTTGAGGAAGTGCTCTAGAAttgataatattaattattaagatAACACTCGAATCATGTGGTCAAAGTATGGAAATTGAAGCTCTAAATTTTGCTTCCCCATATTTATAAACTAATATATAATTCGACGATTATTGGGTGGACTACAAGCATTTGATGTCGATGCATCTAATTATTTTTCTGTTTGCTTCATATGCTATTTGGGATTAAGTtctttaatatttcaaaaatgtgtAGCTAGAGTTGACAAATAATATTGAATAATAGAAACATCATCATGTAACCATAGTGGGACATCTCCTGCGTTTGACACGCATACTTTGTTTATTTACACTAGGATCTGGTCTCAGCTGTTTTAATGGAAATTTAAATGGAAGGTGTCAAATCCATTTTAATTAGGGCtgaattagtaaaaaaattttcaaatatagaaaaaattaaccacagtatttataaaatatatcaaaatttcataATCTATTAATAATAGATACTTTTTGTCAATcgatatttattattaataaattattgttactatattttataaatatttttaacagttttatcatttgaaataattttttaattaatattaatatccatattaattattatatacaaGAGATTTGTCAAATAAATTGAGGGGTTGAAGGAAATGGTCGTGATTATACgttcttaaaattaaatattaacacTTGCTAAGACGAGGGATAAAGATCGATCAATTTTATGCACTCTTTTTGAAATTGACATTCGTGTTCTAGAAATTTATTAAGGGACACATGCAAATCtgaccaaaaataaaataaaatagaaatattgCAAATGGACTACTGTGTTGGAAGAGAACCTATTTCGTCGAATGTGttgggttgataccctaaatctcgtgggtcttgtcatttgtaattataatgtactTGTAATGttcaaacaaattatttattgaataaaatatgagatgttttatttgacatttaatagtattaacccacaaaaccaataaactagcatccaatgttatcttctgtaacttaaatatgtatgtagagatatacaggtgaatcatatttaagtcataacctaaatgatctgtagtagatggataatgttggataccttattctggtgacactacgattATGACTcgttttgtagatattacaattgttgtaaagtgttacaaatgatttgatcctgatctttcatgtggagacatgtgagtggggtatttgatacaaaggggtttgtctaagaccaaaccacgaaatgactagtctcattatataacatcgttcattatagagacttatatttcaccaagataatcataggtgacatgacctaaatcctgagtgagttgtgaactcctgcctatgaagacggtcctttgatttgtatgggtgagagtggtcaaatcgctgactcaataagtctaccattttagtGATTTGTCTGATGGGGAAttgggaatacagctacacaagacggaattcactctttccccaatgtcaaggtaagtagataaattgctcccttaagtgctgatttcgaggcttgaacaatgtgggcccacaccctctcttggccggagaggggtttggtcatagttggactatgacttcttgttcattagagagcttagtagtacttaaggagtttgatgtaactaaaagggcaaaacggtaattttggcccaactgtacttacgagcaatttgtgaaggataatcgcactattgactggttatatccaatagacacagaaatatatctgtagtgcgaagagtgcagctgtcggcctttagtagagtgtccgacagctaatggatgttgaataattttattaaaggagtttaattaattattcaagtaccattggagcttcaatctacaagccCATAAgacccctttgtagctcaataggattaatgagaattaattttggattaatttgaattttttgaattaattgagagaattaattatatatgatataattaatttaacttaaatatatatgatataattactataatgtatttaatatattataatataaagtctaattaagaggaaataaatatttgaacatgattcaattattaattatgtgaatttgat from Benincasa hispida cultivar B227 chromosome 10, ASM972705v1, whole genome shotgun sequence carries:
- the LOC120089085 gene encoding disease resistance protein RUN1-like yields the protein MDSSIFSWSYDVFLSFRGEDTRRSFTGHLYEALVQVGINTFRDTEELKRGTEISQELCEAIKESRFFLVIFSENYASSSWCLDEIVEIMNCVESGKGQMVWPVFYHVDPSQVRKQKGVFGEAFILHKQRFKEDLKKVERWREALTKAANLSGWHLDNRSCDEPTLIKEIVPEIWTKLNKILLTVAKNPVGIDSHIENLKSTLALESNDVRMIGIYGLGGIGKSTIAKAIYNCIAHRFEACTFLPNIKEKCKFSRDDELTQLQESLLEDILLIKIHRLVKFSDEGSNMLRDRLRNKKVLVVLDDVDHSNQLEKLAGHLSWFGSGSRIIITTRDLHLLNKHNIKWTYKVDKLNHREALELFCWNAFNNPVPDVSFEELSNVAVEYANGLPLALVVVGASLCNCSKIEWESQLKKLKKIQNQDVHNRLKLSFDGLGELEKAIFLDIACFFRGYETEDVYSFLDACDFYPQYGIGVLIKKCLIYIEYNRFQMHDLIQLMGREIVRQESPSNIGRRSRLWYHQDVLQVLQENEGTKKVEGIILETPKAEVVWLNAKAFSRMKKLRLLIIRNNVNVIVIGTPRCLSKELRWFECRRSSSSLVPSTFHPQKLVVFGISHYPIKQLVANLKNFESIRQLSLENCETLTEVGDISLMPNLIRLEIINCFNLECFSNVGLKSKTLQRLHLKSCYKLKKFPDIVEEMECIEILSLEGTGVTELPTSIEKLSGLRHLELGLCEDLVHLPSTIYELKMLNALKLSKCHKLQEFPQPSNSITNVKKFLPLRLLNQLNPLSTSVTYTVYFNLNYFCK